In one Verrucomicrobiota bacterium genomic region, the following are encoded:
- the thiE gene encoding thiamine phosphate synthase, which produces MATSLALMKAIHECHLYTFVDTAFLHGRTPVDVARQLCEGGSDIIQLRAKNETADQVRRLAEAILPVTRAAGVPLVINDYPQLAAELGAECCHLGQEDFFDTGYRHKHDLLQALPSPSHFRLGLSTHQPDQALRALQAAPDYIAIGPVYATGTKPAAKPVTLDYVRWAAKQVPIPWFAIGGIQLTNLPEVLAAGARRICVVSAILNADDITVACRRFRASLDATL; this is translated from the coding sequence ATGGCCACCTCCCTTGCGCTCATGAAAGCCATTCACGAATGTCATCTCTACACCTTTGTGGATACGGCCTTTCTGCATGGTCGCACTCCGGTGGACGTTGCCCGGCAATTATGCGAGGGCGGCTCGGATATCATCCAATTGCGGGCAAAGAATGAAACGGCAGACCAGGTGCGCCGGTTGGCGGAGGCAATTCTGCCGGTAACCCGCGCTGCCGGTGTGCCCCTGGTCATCAACGACTACCCTCAGCTCGCCGCCGAATTGGGTGCCGAGTGCTGCCATCTGGGACAGGAAGATTTCTTCGATACCGGCTACCGGCACAAACATGACTTACTTCAAGCATTGCCTTCCCCCTCACATTTTAGGCTGGGCTTGAGTACCCATCAGCCGGACCAGGCGCTCCGCGCCTTGCAGGCCGCACCGGATTATATCGCCATTGGTCCGGTTTACGCCACCGGCACCAAGCCTGCCGCGAAACCAGTGACGTTGGATTATGTACGTTGGGCGGCCAAGCAGGTTCCCATTCCATGGTTTGCCATCGGCGGCATTCAATTGACCAATCTGCCCGAAGTTCTGGCTGCCGGAGCGCGTCGAATCTGCGTCGTTTCGGCCATCTTGAACGCCGACGATATTACTGTGGCGTGTCGTCGCTTCCGCGCCAGCTTGGACGCAACCCTGTGA
- the accC gene encoding acetyl-CoA carboxylase biotin carboxylase subunit yields the protein MFEKILIANRGEIAVRIIRACKELNVRTVAVYSEPDANSMHVQLADEAICIGKGASSESYLRVDRLISAAEITDVDAIHPGYGFLSENAHFADVCENCNIRFIGPSSKALNALSDKAVSRALAKKVGVPIPPGSEGLVETEQEAIHIAQKIGYPVLIKAIAGGGGRGMRLVHNDMTLIKGFHTAKVEAEKAFGNGGVYIEKFIDNPRHIEIQILGDNRGKVIHLGERDCSIQRRNQKLIEETPSPFIENKFKDLRKKLCKAAIKIGEAAGYTNAGTVEFVVAEDGSFYFLEVNKRIQVEHPITEEVTGVDLVRQQILLALGEPLKISDVTMHGHSIECRINAEDPFDDFRPSPGRIEMYYSPGGRGVRLDSHAYAGYTIPPHYDSMIGKLITYGKDRREAMDRMSRALSEFMITGIKTTIPFEQAILQDPNFRRGVYTTSFIEQLLNGARRDLLEEQA from the coding sequence ATGTTTGAGAAGATTTTAATCGCCAATCGCGGTGAAATTGCGGTCCGCATCATTCGCGCCTGCAAAGAACTGAACGTGCGCACGGTCGCGGTCTATTCCGAACCAGACGCCAACTCCATGCATGTGCAACTTGCGGACGAGGCGATCTGCATTGGCAAAGGTGCTTCCAGTGAGAGTTATTTGCGCGTAGACCGCCTTATTTCCGCCGCTGAAATTACCGATGTGGATGCCATTCACCCCGGTTATGGATTTTTATCTGAAAATGCACACTTTGCGGATGTCTGCGAAAACTGCAATATCCGGTTTATCGGCCCCAGTTCAAAAGCACTTAATGCCTTGAGCGATAAGGCGGTAAGCCGGGCATTGGCGAAAAAGGTTGGGGTTCCAATTCCGCCTGGATCAGAAGGTTTGGTGGAAACGGAGCAAGAGGCAATTCATATTGCGCAGAAGATCGGCTACCCGGTTCTGATCAAGGCCATCGCTGGCGGAGGCGGACGTGGCATGCGGTTGGTCCACAATGACATGACCTTGATCAAAGGGTTTCACACGGCGAAAGTGGAGGCGGAAAAAGCTTTTGGCAATGGCGGTGTCTATATTGAGAAGTTTATTGATAATCCCCGCCATATTGAGATTCAGATTTTGGGCGATAACCGAGGTAAAGTGATTCATCTGGGAGAGCGGGATTGTTCCATTCAACGGCGTAACCAGAAATTAATTGAGGAAACCCCTTCCCCTTTTATCGAAAATAAGTTTAAGGATTTACGGAAAAAACTCTGCAAAGCCGCCATCAAGATTGGGGAGGCTGCTGGTTATACCAATGCTGGCACGGTTGAATTCGTGGTGGCGGAGGATGGCAGTTTTTACTTTCTGGAGGTTAATAAACGCATCCAGGTGGAACACCCGATTACCGAGGAAGTCACGGGCGTGGATCTCGTTCGACAGCAAATTTTGCTGGCCTTGGGTGAGCCGCTGAAAATTTCGGACGTGACCATGCATGGTCATTCGATCGAATGCCGCATTAATGCCGAGGACCCGTTTGATGACTTCCGTCCTTCTCCGGGCCGGATTGAAATGTACTATTCTCCGGGTGGACGCGGGGTCCGTTTGGATAGTCATGCTTATGCCGGCTATACGATCCCGCCGCATTATGATTCCATGATCGGTAAACTGATTACTTACGGCAAGGACCGCCGTGAAGCCATGGATCGGATGAGCCGTGCCCTAAGTGAATTCATGATTACCGGCATCAAGACGACGATCCCCTTTGAGCAGGCTATTTTGCAGGATCCGAATTTCCGTCGCGGGGTTTATACCACCAGTTTCATTGAGCAACTGCTGAATGGCGCCCGTCGGGACTTGTTGGAAGAACAAGCCTGA
- the accB gene encoding acetyl-CoA carboxylase biotin carboxyl carrier protein: MDLKDIKAIIDLMKKNSISEFELEKGQEFKIKLKRGNGGTTVMDDGQGMTVYAPAPQNVAPLASPATSAPASGAANANETEIKSPMIGTLYRAPSPESSSYVDIGSEVNPDTVVCIIEAMKVMNEIKAEVRGVITAVLVENSKPVEFGQPLFKIRPL; the protein is encoded by the coding sequence GTGGACCTAAAAGACATAAAAGCAATTATTGACCTGATGAAAAAGAACTCAATTAGCGAGTTCGAGTTGGAAAAAGGTCAGGAATTTAAAATTAAACTGAAACGAGGCAATGGGGGGACGACGGTCATGGATGACGGGCAGGGAATGACGGTTTATGCACCGGCTCCTCAGAATGTAGCTCCGCTGGCTTCACCTGCCACCTCGGCTCCCGCATCGGGAGCAGCTAATGCCAATGAAACAGAAATCAAATCGCCGATGATTGGCACCCTATATCGTGCTCCTTCACCAGAGTCCTCTTCTTACGTGGATATCGGCTCCGAAGTCAACCCTGACACCGTCGTGTGCATTATTGAGGCCATGAAGGTTATGAATGAGATTAAGGCGGAAGTGCGCGGAGTGATCACCGCCGTGCTGGTGGAGAATTCCAAGCCGGTTGAATTCGGGCAACCGCTGTTTAAGATTCGCCCTTTATAA
- the aroQ gene encoding type II 3-dehydroquinate dehydratase, whose protein sequence is MKALFLNGPNLNLLGSREPQIYGQTTLADIEAMVRKRAKALKMEIDFRQSNLEGELVTWIQEAKGNFDVIVLNAAAYTHTSVALRDAIAAVGITTIEIHLSNVYSREEFRHRSLIAPVCKGQISGFGAFSYVLALEAAVNVKA, encoded by the coding sequence ATGAAAGCATTATTCCTAAATGGACCAAACTTGAATCTGCTGGGTAGCCGGGAACCCCAAATCTACGGCCAGACGACACTGGCGGATATTGAAGCCATGGTCCGTAAACGAGCCAAAGCGCTTAAGATGGAAATTGATTTCAGGCAATCCAATCTGGAAGGCGAGCTGGTCACTTGGATACAGGAGGCCAAGGGTAATTTTGATGTCATCGTATTAAATGCTGCCGCCTATACTCACACCAGCGTTGCATTGAGGGACGCTATCGCAGCCGTGGGTATAACCACCATTGAAATTCATCTTTCAAACGTTTATTCCCGTGAAGAGTTTCGTCATCGCTCCCTGATAGCACCCGTCTGCAAGGGGCAAATTAGCGGTTTTGGGGCATTTTCGTATGTTTTAGCATTGGAAGCCGCCGTTAATGTTAAAGCTTAG
- a CDS encoding DUF58 domain-containing protein: MIPKEWLRKIRRLELRTTLLVETLMAGQYRSAFKGRGMDFDEVRPYEPGDDVRRIDWNVTARTGVVHIKKYVEERALTVLLLVDVSASGQTGSLRQSKRETAAELAAILGFSAVLNNDRVGLLLFTEQTERYLSPRKSRQHVLAIIDLILTHQPKRRGTNLTGALNRVYHAHSRKAVIFLLSDFMDQGYERALKVVGRKHDLIGVPIIDPSEEALPNVGWIAFEDSETGEVVEINTADPKARAIFAENAGRRRESIRQALQRAGLDQIVVELDQPYLQALARFFHLRHHRLHP, translated from the coding sequence ATGATTCCCAAGGAATGGCTGCGAAAAATTCGCCGACTTGAGCTGCGCACCACGCTGTTGGTGGAAACCCTGATGGCTGGCCAATACCGGTCGGCATTCAAAGGGCGCGGCATGGACTTTGACGAGGTGCGACCATACGAACCGGGCGATGATGTACGCCGGATAGACTGGAACGTCACGGCCCGAACGGGGGTGGTTCACATAAAAAAGTACGTCGAAGAGCGTGCTTTGACCGTGCTGCTGTTGGTGGACGTCAGTGCCTCCGGCCAAACCGGGTCCCTCAGGCAGAGCAAACGGGAAACGGCGGCGGAATTGGCAGCGATTTTGGGGTTTAGCGCGGTGCTCAACAATGACCGGGTTGGCCTGCTGCTATTCACGGAGCAGACCGAGCGCTATTTGAGCCCGCGAAAAAGCCGTCAGCACGTCCTGGCCATCATTGACTTGATCCTGACCCACCAACCCAAACGGCGCGGGACGAATCTAACTGGCGCCCTTAACCGTGTCTATCATGCGCATTCGCGTAAAGCGGTCATCTTTTTGCTTTCCGACTTTATGGATCAAGGGTACGAACGCGCCTTGAAAGTGGTGGGGCGCAAACACGATTTGATCGGCGTCCCCATCATTGACCCCAGCGAGGAGGCATTGCCAAATGTTGGTTGGATTGCCTTTGAAGATTCTGAAACCGGTGAAGTGGTGGAAATCAACACAGCGGACCCCAAAGCCCGCGCCATCTTCGCCGAAAACGCCGGTCGCCGACGGGAGAGCATTCGCCAGGCGTTGCAGCGAGCGGGGCTGGATCAAATCGTCGTAGAATTGGATCAGCCATACCTGCAAGCACTGGCCCGTTTTTTCCATCTGCGCCATCACCGCCTGCATCCATGA
- a CDS encoding alpha/beta hydrolase — translation MFTTVGIALFVILLLLAGCQRRLIYHPRAYPTDFRAHLPNGMVELAFETASGRQTAFYLAANGNPSKMPANVWVCFHGNAATALHWLNTVGKVRSRDVGFLLVDYPGYGVSAGHPTRDSIAEAAEGAYQALARHYQVPSAELDKGVSVLAFSIGTAAGLDFAGHHPVKQVVLLAPFTSLMDMARRIIGWPLCLALLDRFDNSARLDELAARTTPPRLHLFHGGEDEVVPVSMGKSLAKKHPTMIEFHAYSGTGHNTLLETVESDLLPVLSGEGHTLPPSK, via the coding sequence ATGTTCACCACTGTTGGGATCGCGTTATTCGTCATCCTCCTGCTATTAGCTGGCTGCCAGCGGCGTCTGATTTACCATCCGCGTGCATACCCGACGGATTTTCGCGCCCACCTTCCGAATGGCATGGTGGAACTTGCGTTTGAAACCGCTTCAGGCCGGCAGACCGCGTTTTACCTGGCCGCCAATGGCAACCCTTCAAAGATGCCGGCGAATGTTTGGGTGTGTTTTCATGGCAATGCCGCCACAGCACTGCACTGGCTGAATACGGTGGGCAAAGTCCGTTCGCGGGACGTGGGTTTTCTGCTTGTGGACTACCCTGGTTATGGTGTCAGCGCCGGACATCCCACCCGTGACTCAATCGCTGAAGCAGCGGAGGGAGCATATCAAGCGTTGGCACGCCACTATCAGGTTCCCAGCGCAGAACTCGACAAAGGCGTCAGTGTTTTGGCGTTTTCGATTGGCACGGCAGCCGGGTTGGATTTTGCTGGGCATCATCCGGTCAAGCAGGTGGTCTTGCTTGCCCCCTTCACCAGCTTGATGGACATGGCTCGACGCATTATTGGTTGGCCACTTTGCCTCGCGTTATTAGACCGGTTTGACAATAGTGCCCGATTAGACGAGCTTGCTGCTCGAACCACACCTCCCCGACTCCATCTATTCCATGGCGGGGAGGACGAGGTGGTGCCAGTCAGCATGGGAAAGTCGCTGGCCAAGAAGCATCCGACAATGATAGAGTTTCATGCCTATTCTGGCACTGGACACAATACCCTGCTGGAAACCGTGGAAAGTGACCTGCTACCGGTGTTGTCGGGAGAGGGGCACACCCTTCCGCCATCTAAATAA
- the speA gene encoding biosynthetic arginine decarboxylase → MSEQNTTANGWDVQAARNLYNIQRWGIKYYDINDEGHVVAMPLHEAGARVDLTDVVEEAKGRGLRFPLLIRFQDILRHRVETLNEAFRASIREFNYEGHYRGVFPIKVNQLREVVEEILDAGKPYQFGLEVGSKPELYAGLALQSQPGNLIICNGYKDPGVIRMALLGTKLGKTIILVVEKLEELRQIITVSKQFGVEPLIGIRARLSAKGAGKWADSGGENAKFGLSTAEILAATDMLKAENLQHCLKLIHFHIGSQVPDIITVKKAVQEASRFYGKLYKMGFPIQYLDVGGGLGVDYDGSRSVFDSSTNYTLLEYTNDVVYYIADVCSIEGVPHPDIVSESGRAIVAHHSVLIVEVFGAIEKVRSGSQFIYEEDEHPLVKELLDIRQNFTKLNKLEVFHDALERKEDAHHMFTLGLLDLQDKAKIESLYWEISTGVVQSFRGQAYIPEEIRKLGDSLADQYLCNFSVFQSLLDHWALGQLFPIMPISRLLERPTREATLVDITCDSDGQINKFIDLRDVRETLPLHPLLTNGNGAQEPYYLGFFLMGAYQDIMGDLHNLFGRVNEVHVFLDPDEPAGYYIEEIIEGNTIVQALSAVQYDEHELKRRMKAQMDEAIKSDRLKPSEAMRLLDEYERGLKEYTYLTF, encoded by the coding sequence ATGAGTGAACAGAATACAACCGCGAACGGCTGGGACGTCCAAGCCGCCCGCAATTTGTACAATATCCAACGCTGGGGCATTAAGTATTATGACATCAATGATGAGGGTCATGTGGTGGCCATGCCTCTGCATGAGGCTGGCGCGCGGGTGGATTTGACCGATGTGGTCGAAGAAGCCAAAGGGCGCGGGCTGCGTTTTCCGCTATTGATCCGCTTCCAGGACATTCTGCGACACCGGGTGGAGACGTTAAATGAGGCGTTTCGCGCTTCCATCAGGGAATTTAATTACGAGGGACATTATCGGGGCGTATTTCCCATCAAGGTGAATCAGTTGCGCGAGGTGGTCGAGGAAATCCTGGATGCCGGCAAGCCATACCAGTTTGGCTTGGAAGTGGGTAGCAAGCCGGAGTTGTATGCGGGTCTGGCGCTGCAAAGCCAACCCGGTAATTTGATCATCTGCAATGGGTATAAAGATCCCGGTGTCATCCGGATGGCACTGTTGGGGACCAAACTGGGCAAGACCATCATTCTGGTGGTGGAAAAGTTGGAAGAACTCCGGCAGATCATCACCGTGTCCAAGCAATTCGGGGTGGAACCACTGATTGGTATCCGGGCACGGCTTTCCGCCAAAGGGGCGGGGAAGTGGGCAGACAGCGGCGGCGAGAACGCCAAGTTTGGTCTCAGCACCGCCGAGATTCTGGCCGCCACGGATATGTTGAAAGCGGAAAACTTGCAGCATTGCCTCAAATTAATCCATTTTCACATTGGCTCACAAGTACCCGATATTATCACGGTGAAAAAGGCGGTGCAGGAGGCATCCCGGTTCTACGGCAAACTTTATAAAATGGGGTTCCCCATCCAGTATCTGGATGTGGGTGGCGGGTTGGGGGTGGATTATGACGGTAGCCGCTCCGTTTTTGACAGTTCCACCAACTATACGCTCCTGGAATACACCAACGACGTGGTCTATTATATAGCCGACGTATGCAGTATCGAGGGGGTGCCGCACCCGGATATCGTGAGTGAGAGCGGACGTGCCATTGTCGCGCATCACAGCGTGCTGATTGTGGAAGTTTTTGGCGCGATTGAAAAAGTAAGGAGCGGCAGCCAGTTCATCTACGAGGAGGATGAACATCCTTTGGTCAAAGAACTTCTGGATATCCGGCAAAATTTCACCAAATTGAACAAGTTGGAAGTCTTTCACGACGCGCTCGAACGCAAAGAAGACGCGCATCACATGTTCACCCTCGGTCTGCTGGATTTGCAGGATAAGGCGAAAATCGAAAGTCTCTACTGGGAAATCAGCACTGGAGTGGTGCAGAGTTTTCGCGGCCAAGCCTATATTCCAGAGGAAATCCGCAAATTGGGAGACAGCCTGGCTGACCAGTATCTTTGCAACTTTTCCGTATTCCAATCTCTGCTGGATCACTGGGCCTTGGGTCAGCTATTCCCCATCATGCCCATCAGCCGGCTGCTGGAAAGGCCAACGCGGGAGGCTACCCTCGTGGATATCACGTGCGACTCAGACGGCCAGATTAACAAATTCATTGATCTGCGTGATGTGCGGGAAACTCTGCCTCTACACCCGCTCCTCACCAATGGCAATGGCGCACAGGAGCCATATTATCTGGGCTTTTTCCTCATGGGCGCTTACCAGGACATTATGGGGGATTTGCATAACTTGTTTGGACGTGTAAACGAAGTGCATGTCTTTCTCGATCCTGATGAGCCGGCTGGCTACTACATTGAGGAAATCATCGAAGGCAATACCATTGTCCAAGCGCTGTCCGCTGTTCAATACGATGAACACGAACTGAAACGCCGGATGAAAGCGCAGATGGATGAGGCGATCAAATCCGACCGGCTGAAACCATCCGAAGCCATGCGCCTCTTGGATGAATACGAACGCGGCTTAAAAGAATACACCTATCTGACATTTTAA
- a CDS encoding NADH-quinone oxidoreductase subunit N — MNATLLSLEIIVVTLALALLLVDLWIAPAYRRWLGYVGAAVLFMVWAFTFTMDTSAPEHAFGTAYVMDDFALFFKRLFLLAGAVVLIMSVEFSDQIQTGITEFYALVLLALSGMMFAASANSFVMLFVSLELITITFYVLTGFLRSRVQSLEASVKYLILGALASAFMVFGIAMVFGTTGTLDFGELSVKLTSKTPLAQPILFNLGMLLILAGLGFKIAVFPFQFWVPDVYQGAPTPVTAFLAIGSKAAGFALLVRLLYGVIPKFACSWLHLLIGLSALTILYGNLCALPQRNLKRLLAYSGIAHAGYLLMGFSTLNQAGNQAGIVAMLFYLQAYLFTVLAAFAVITIVLRQLESEDIGGLAGLHQRSPFLAATMTLAMISLAGIPPLAGFFGKFLLIKAVLQQGATNSAFYWLAGIAVAGVVMSFWYYFGVIRAIYWAKDATDLSPVEISFPMRMALVVCIIGMLYLGLMPNLPLGLAEQGTAGLR, encoded by the coding sequence ATGAACGCAACTTTACTTAGCTTGGAAATCATCGTGGTGACGCTGGCGCTGGCGTTGCTGCTGGTGGATTTGTGGATCGCGCCAGCCTATCGGCGCTGGCTTGGGTATGTCGGGGCGGCAGTGCTGTTTATGGTCTGGGCCTTCACGTTTACCATGGATACCAGTGCCCCGGAACACGCTTTCGGCACCGCCTACGTGATGGATGACTTTGCCTTGTTTTTCAAGCGGCTATTTTTGTTGGCGGGGGCCGTTGTTCTAATCATGTCGGTGGAGTTTTCGGACCAGATACAGACCGGCATTACAGAGTTTTACGCATTGGTCCTATTGGCTTTGTCAGGCATGATGTTCGCCGCCTCCGCTAACAGTTTTGTCATGCTCTTTGTCTCCTTGGAGTTGATTACCATCACCTTCTATGTCCTTACCGGTTTTCTGCGCAGTCGGGTGCAATCGCTGGAGGCCAGCGTCAAATACTTGATTCTAGGTGCGTTGGCATCGGCGTTCATGGTTTTTGGCATCGCCATGGTCTTTGGGACTACGGGCACCTTGGATTTTGGTGAACTATCCGTCAAGCTGACCAGCAAAACTCCATTGGCGCAACCTATCCTGTTTAATTTGGGCATGTTGCTGATCCTGGCGGGGTTGGGGTTCAAAATCGCCGTTTTCCCGTTCCAATTCTGGGTGCCGGATGTCTATCAGGGGGCACCCACTCCAGTCACCGCCTTTCTGGCCATTGGTTCCAAGGCGGCTGGGTTTGCGCTTTTAGTGCGCCTGCTCTATGGGGTCATCCCCAAATTCGCATGCAGTTGGCTGCACCTGCTCATTGGGTTGTCGGCGTTGACGATTTTATACGGTAATCTGTGTGCCTTGCCGCAACGCAATCTTAAACGCTTGCTGGCCTATTCGGGCATCGCCCATGCCGGGTACTTACTGATGGGGTTTTCCACCTTGAACCAAGCGGGGAATCAAGCGGGTATTGTCGCCATGTTATTTTACCTGCAAGCATACTTGTTCACGGTGCTGGCCGCGTTCGCGGTCATTACCATCGTGCTGCGGCAACTGGAATCCGAGGATATTGGCGGCCTGGCTGGGTTGCATCAACGCTCACCATTCCTGGCAGCGACGATGACGCTGGCAATGATTTCGCTGGCCGGAATACCACCGTTGGCCGGCTTCTTTGGCAAGTTCTTGCTTATCAAAGCCGTCTTGCAACAAGGGGCAACGAATAGTGCATTTTATTGGCTCGCGGGGATTGCGGTGGCCGGCGTCGTCATGTCGTTCTGGTACTATTTCGGCGTGATTCGCGCCATTTATTGGGCCAAGGATGCCACTGACCTTTCTCCAGTCGAAATTTCATTTCCCATGCGGATGGCGTTGGTCGTATGCATTATCGGCATGCTCTATCTCGGTTTGATGCCCAATCTTCCGCTCGGTTTAGCGGAACAAGGCACGGCGGGTTTGCGGTAA
- a CDS encoding NADH-quinone oxidoreductase subunit M yields MNLSLLSLIILLPFLGALLVALLPRNYRFVIRMVSVAFTALTLIAAVFLFVQFNPKLDGFQFIQKIPWVPSLGISYHVGVDGINLGLILMGALVAFAAACISRDIKTREKEFYFLLLVMTGGILGAFASLDLFFFYFFHELALVPTFIMIGVWGHGERKNYATFQITLYLSLGALIALVGLILLYLKGGARTFDMVELAKNIQARPLSIADQELIFPWLLFGFGILVSLWPFHSWAPLGYASAPPATAMLHAGVLKKFGLYGLLRVALPLMPQAAQYWMQWLAVLALGNILYNGWVAMRQRDLNLLIGNSSVAHMGFCFLGIASLTLIGVTGCVMVMVAHGLLAALTFALSGHIRQETGTLEINTLGGLLQRMPFAGALLVMAMMAGCGLPGFGNFAGEILVLFGAWSGLSYIVVFAAWGALIIGAVYMLRAVRNVLHGPLPEAWNKVRDAGYTEPDMPSAMAMPLGLWRKLPYGLLLAALLALGVYPPLLTKAIEPAARQIVNRSNNEWTAKPVKKMEKTSLKTSGKKARSQLEK; encoded by the coding sequence ATGAACCTGTCGCTTTTATCGCTTATCATTTTATTGCCCTTCCTCGGCGCGTTGCTGGTCGCCTTACTGCCGCGAAATTACCGGTTCGTCATCCGCATGGTATCCGTGGCATTTACGGCCCTGACCCTGATTGCGGCGGTTTTTCTTTTTGTTCAGTTCAACCCCAAGCTGGATGGCTTCCAATTCATCCAGAAAATACCGTGGGTCCCGTCACTGGGAATCAGCTATCACGTCGGCGTTGACGGCATTAACTTGGGATTGATCCTGATGGGCGCTTTGGTCGCGTTTGCCGCCGCCTGCATCAGCCGTGATATTAAAACCCGGGAGAAAGAATTTTATTTCCTTTTGCTGGTCATGACCGGTGGCATCTTGGGTGCATTTGCGTCGCTTGACCTCTTTTTCTTCTATTTCTTCCACGAACTGGCGTTGGTGCCTACCTTCATCATGATCGGCGTATGGGGACATGGCGAACGGAAAAATTACGCCACCTTTCAGATTACCCTTTACCTGAGCTTGGGTGCGCTGATTGCCTTGGTCGGGTTGATCTTGCTCTACCTGAAGGGCGGGGCGCGCACCTTTGACATGGTGGAACTGGCGAAAAACATTCAAGCCCGCCCGTTATCCATTGCCGATCAAGAACTCATATTCCCGTGGCTCTTGTTTGGTTTTGGTATTCTGGTTTCGCTTTGGCCGTTCCATTCCTGGGCTCCGCTGGGTTATGCCAGCGCTCCGCCTGCCACCGCCATGCTTCATGCCGGAGTACTGAAAAAATTCGGCTTGTACGGTTTGTTGCGGGTGGCGTTACCCTTGATGCCGCAGGCGGCGCAGTATTGGATGCAATGGCTGGCTGTTTTGGCGCTGGGCAATATTCTTTACAACGGTTGGGTGGCGATGCGCCAGCGCGACTTGAATCTGCTTATTGGTAATTCCAGCGTGGCGCACATGGGCTTTTGTTTCCTTGGGATAGCCAGCTTGACCTTGATCGGGGTGACCGGTTGCGTGATGGTCATGGTGGCCCATGGGTTATTGGCCGCCCTGACGTTTGCGTTGAGCGGTCATATCCGGCAGGAAACCGGCACCTTGGAGATCAACACTCTGGGTGGGCTGTTGCAACGCATGCCCTTTGCGGGTGCCTTGCTGGTCATGGCCATGATGGCGGGTTGCGGTTTACCAGGGTTTGGCAATTTTGCGGGCGAGATACTGGTCCTGTTTGGCGCTTGGAGTGGCCTATCATATATCGTCGTCTTCGCAGCATGGGGCGCGCTGATTATTGGTGCAGTGTATATGTTGCGGGCGGTGCGTAACGTATTGCACGGTCCATTACCAGAAGCTTGGAACAAAGTTAGGGACGCCGGTTACACCGAGCCCGACATGCCTTCAGCCATGGCTATGCCGCTCGGGCTATGGCGAAAATTGCCTTATGGTTTACTGCTTGCGGCCTTGCTGGCATTGGGAGTTTATCCGCCATTATTGACGAAAGCCATCGAACCAGCGGCGCGCCAAATCGTGAATAGGTCCAATAATGAATGGACCGCAAAACCGGTCAAAAAGATGGAAAAAACTTCTTTGAAAACATCGGGCAAAAAAGCCCGCAGCCAACTTGAAAAATAG